Within Sphingobium sp. KCTC 72723, the genomic segment CCCGACCGACATCGAAGGGCATGTCGCCGAACTGGGTGTAGATGATGAAGCTGCCCACGTCGAAGCGATCGACCATTGCCTTGAGCTTCTCCACCACCTCTTCAGGGCGTCCCCATATCTGGAGATCGGCCAGGAAATTATTGAACTTCTCGATACCATGTTTCTCGACGCTGCTGGCCAGAGCGCCATAATATTCATAGCCCTCGATCTTCTCAAATTCCTTGTTGCCGAACTGGTAGAAGGAGGATGTGGATCGGGCATATTCGACCAGATATTTGTCGCGCATTTCCTGCGCCTTGGCGGCATCTTCGTTCACCGCGACGAAGGCGACGACGACCGGCTTGGGGGCGGGGCGCCCCTGCATGGCGAAGAAGCGGTCGCGATAGCTTTTCACATCTTCGGCCACCCGGTCCCAGGGCTTCTGGGCGATGATCATCAGGCCAACGTCGAGATTTGCCATCAGCTTGACCGACTCCGGCGATACCGCCGATGCGAACACCCGGCCACGATAGCTGGCATAGGGCCGCGGGCGCAATTCGACGCGCGGCTGTTGCAGATATTTGCCGTCATATTCCATGACCCCGGTCTCCAGGGCAGCGAGCAGCGCTTCGGCATATTCGCGGAACCGGTGGCGTGCTTCGCCCATCGGCACCTGGAACCCGTCAAACTCGCCCTTGCCCAGACCCCGGCCAATGCCCAAAATCGCGCGCCCTTCCGACAATTGGTCGAGCAGCAGGAAGCTTTCGGCGATGCGGACCGGGTTTTGCCATGGCAGGACCGTAACCGTGGTGCCCAGCTTGATGCGTTTGGTCTTGGCCGCGACCCAGGACAGGAACTGGGGGACGTTGGGGGTCATCATATAGCCGGTGAAATGATGCTCCGGGGTCCAGACGGAATCGAAGCCGCGATCCTCCGCCCCTGCCGCCAGGGCCAGTTCGTGCCGGTAAACCTCGTTATCGCTGACCTGATCCTTCAGATTCTGGAACGTCAGCCCCAAACCCACATCCATAAACGCCTCCAAGACACTCTGCTGAAATTAAACTAATCAAAATTAGGCCACTTTGGCAAGACCCTGATGCAAACTTTGCCGCTGGACCAATCGGCAGCCGTTCTATCCGTCCAGCGAAGCCAGATTGTGAACCACAGTAAAATTCATTATTATCAGTGATATAAATGGATTTTGGAAATGGATATGAGCGCGGGTAAGTCGCAAAGCTTTCGCCTGGAAAAAGGACAGCGCTTGACGCAAAAGGGCAAAGGCGGCATATTAATTTCTATTAGGTAGAGGAGGAGCGCCCCGGTGATCGAGGTCATAGCAGAACGACGGCGGGCCATTTCCGATCGGCATCCCATCTGGGAAGGCATGACGGTGGATGCCTATCTCGCACGGGTGCAGTGCCATTTCGCGACGAAGCCTCTCGTCATCACGGATGCAGAAACGCTAGATTATGCGTCGGTCCATGCGCAGTCCGCGCGATTTGCTGCGGCCCTGTGCGGAATGGGCATTGCCCGCGGTGATCGCGTGGGGCTGTTGCTGGCCAATTATCCGATCACGGTATCGCTGATGTTCGCCATCTGGCGCGCGGGCGGCGTCGCCGTGGCGATCAACACGCTCTATGCGCCCAAGGATCTGGAATATGCGGTTCGGGAAGCGGGCTGCAATGTCCTGATCAGCATGGCGCGCTTCGGGTCGCGCCGTTATGATCTGGAACTGGACGCCCAGGTTCCCGGCTGGCGCACCGGCGATTGCGCCGCCCTGCCGGAATTACGCGCGGGCCTGGTCTATGATGCGGAAGCGCCCCAGGCCTTTTTCGACTCTCTGCCGGTGGGCGCGTTGCCGTCGCAAGGGGCGGAGCCGCATGATCCCGCCGTCATCATGTTCACGTCCGGCACGACCGGATCGCCCAAGGGGGTCGTGCAGACCCATGACAATCTGCTGCGCGCGGCCTATGCGGGAGCCTATCATCAGGCATTCGATGAAGGGCGACGCGCGGTGTTCTCGCTGCCGCTCTATCATGGCTTCGGACTGGTCGTGGGCCTGCTGTCCGGCATGATCGTTGGCGGGTCGATCGTCCCGCTGCTCCGCTTCGATGCCGACGCGCTGCTGGCCGCGACACAGCGCCACCGCGCGACCTATTTGATGGGCGTACCCACGATGACGATCGCGATGATGGAGCGGGCGAAGGTCAAATCCTATGATCTTGGTTCGCTCACCGCCGTCCACAGCGCGGCTGCGCCGACCCCCAGTTGGGTGTGGCGGGACATTCAGGAGACGTTCGGTTGCGAAGAAATTTTCACCAGCTATGGCCAGACCGAAGCGACGGCGACGATCGTCTGCACCCAGCCGGGTGATCCGATCGACATTGTAGCAGAGACGCAAGGGTGCATCGTGCAGGCAGGCGTAGCCGGGATCGCCGAGCAGGACGGCCGGATTTGCGAATTCAAGACCATCGATCCCGTCACTGGCGCTGATCTGCCGCCGGGCGTCGCGGGCGAACTCTGCACGCGGGGGCCAATGAATAGTCTTGGCTATTTCCGCCGACCGGAGGAAACGGAAAAGCTGTTTCTGCCGGGCGGATGGCTGCGCACCGGCGATCTGGGGCAGTTTCGGCCTGACGGGAACCTGTTCCTGACCGGACGGTCGAAGGAATTGTACAAGAGCCGGGGCGAGTTGGTGTCGCCCAAGGAACTGGAGCAGCTCGTCACCACTCATCCCGCGATCGGCCAGGCGTTCTTCATCGGTATGCCCGACGATCGCTGGGGCGAGTGCGGCTGCGCATGGATGGTGCGCGCGGAGGGCCATGCCGTTTCGGACGAAGACATCCTCGTCTGGCTGAGGCCGCAGGTGGCCGGGTATAAATTGCCGCGCGACATCTGGTTCATCGCGGAAGAGGATTTGCCGAAAACCGGCACGGGCAAGGTCCAGAAGAACATCCTGAAAGACATGGCGCTGGCCCACCTCGCCACGCAACGCGGCGCAGCCTGAAAACATAGCAGACATATGGAAAGACGGATCGATGAGTAGCGAAGGCATTTCGTCCATAGAGGACATCATTCACGACGCGATAAACGGGCTGCCCTATATATTGGTCGATGCCGACGATCGCGAGAATGAAGGCGACGTCATCATACCGGCGCAGTTCGCGACCCCGCGCCAGATCAATTTCATGGCCAAACATGCGCGCGGCCTGATCTGCCTGGCGATGACGAAATCGCGGGCGGAGCAGCTGAAACTGCCGCCCATGGCCGCCAACAATCAGTCCGGCCATGGCACCGCCTTCACCATATCCATCGAAGCGCGCGAAGGCGTCACCACCGGCATATCCGCGCAGGATCGCGCGCACACCATTGCCGTGGCGGTCGATCCGACCAAGACATCGGCGGACATCGTGTCGCCGGGGCATGTGTTCCCGCTGACGGCGCGTGACGGCGGCGTTCTCGTGCGGGCAGGCCACACCGAAGCGGCCGTGGATATATCTCGCCTGGCAGGGCTGACCCCGGCCGGCGTCATCTGCGAAGTGATGAACGACGATGGCAGCATGGCGCGGCTGCCCGAACTGCTCGTCTTTGCCAAGGAACATGGATTGAAGGTCGGCACGATCGCCGACCTTATCGCCTATCGGCGGCGGTTCGAAAAGCTGATCGAGCGAGTCGCGAGTGCGCCTTTTCACAGTTTCTACGGCGGCGACCTGACCATCCATGTCTATCGCAATCTGGTCGATGGCGGCGAGCATGTCGCACTGGTCAAGGGCGACATCCGCCCCGATCGCGACACGCTGGTCCGCGTGCATCAGGTCGACATGGCGACCGACATGCTCGGCTGGTCCCAGGCGCATCCCGATTATGTGCCGCAGGCGCTGAAAGCCATTGCCGCGCATGAGGGGCAGGCCGTCGCGGTCTTCGTGCGCGATCCCGGCCCGGACTCCATCTCGAAACGGATCATGGGTGGGCGCAAGACCTATCATGATGCCAATGCCACC encodes:
- the ribB gene encoding 3,4-dihydroxy-2-butanone-4-phosphate synthase; this encodes MSSEGISSIEDIIHDAINGLPYILVDADDRENEGDVIIPAQFATPRQINFMAKHARGLICLAMTKSRAEQLKLPPMAANNQSGHGTAFTISIEAREGVTTGISAQDRAHTIAVAVDPTKTSADIVSPGHVFPLTARDGGVLVRAGHTEAAVDISRLAGLTPAGVICEVMNDDGSMARLPELLVFAKEHGLKVGTIADLIAYRRRFEKLIERVASAPFHSFYGGDLTIHVYRNLVDGGEHVALVKGDIRPDRDTLVRVHQVDMATDMLGWSQAHPDYVPQALKAIAAHEGQAVAVFVRDPGPDSISKRIMGGRKTYHDANATRDYGIGAQILLDLGVRHMTLLTSSKAKLAALEGFGLTVVDRIPLRDANIAPAHMLAG
- a CDS encoding class I adenylate-forming enzyme family protein, which translates into the protein MIEVIAERRRAISDRHPIWEGMTVDAYLARVQCHFATKPLVITDAETLDYASVHAQSARFAAALCGMGIARGDRVGLLLANYPITVSLMFAIWRAGGVAVAINTLYAPKDLEYAVREAGCNVLISMARFGSRRYDLELDAQVPGWRTGDCAALPELRAGLVYDAEAPQAFFDSLPVGALPSQGAEPHDPAVIMFTSGTTGSPKGVVQTHDNLLRAAYAGAYHQAFDEGRRAVFSLPLYHGFGLVVGLLSGMIVGGSIVPLLRFDADALLAATQRHRATYLMGVPTMTIAMMERAKVKSYDLGSLTAVHSAAAPTPSWVWRDIQETFGCEEIFTSYGQTEATATIVCTQPGDPIDIVAETQGCIVQAGVAGIAEQDGRICEFKTIDPVTGADLPPGVAGELCTRGPMNSLGYFRRPEETEKLFLPGGWLRTGDLGQFRPDGNLFLTGRSKELYKSRGELVSPKELEQLVTTHPAIGQAFFIGMPDDRWGECGCAWMVRAEGHAVSDEDILVWLRPQVAGYKLPRDIWFIAEEDLPKTGTGKVQKNILKDMALAHLATQRGAA
- a CDS encoding LLM class flavin-dependent oxidoreductase translates to MDVGLGLTFQNLKDQVSDNEVYRHELALAAGAEDRGFDSVWTPEHHFTGYMMTPNVPQFLSWVAAKTKRIKLGTTVTVLPWQNPVRIAESFLLLDQLSEGRAILGIGRGLGKGEFDGFQVPMGEARHRFREYAEALLAALETGVMEYDGKYLQQPRVELRPRPYASYRGRVFASAVSPESVKLMANLDVGLMIIAQKPWDRVAEDVKSYRDRFFAMQGRPAPKPVVVAFVAVNEDAAKAQEMRDKYLVEYARSTSSFYQFGNKEFEKIEGYEYYGALASSVEKHGIEKFNNFLADLQIWGRPEEVVEKLKAMVDRFDVGSFIIYTQFGDMPFDVGRDNTELFASKVLPHLKDIDVSVPAASPPPLQSVA